The sequence AGCTGGCGTCCTGGGTTCGCGGGGCCTCCCTGTTCCGCCGTCGCGGGGCAAGGGACTAAACCTCGATCTGGAGGCGCAGGGCGGAGCGGTTGTGCTGCACTGCCAGGGCCGAATTATCTTTGGACCGGAAGCTCGGGCGCTGAGCGACATCGTCGCCGATGTTCTCCCGTCGTCGCGCCGGATGATCGTGGATCTGGCTGGTATCGAGACTGTGGATAGTGCTGGCTTAGGAGAATTTGTACTTTTGCACATGTGGGCGGAGGCTGCCGGATATTCC is a genomic window of Acidobacteriota bacterium containing:
- a CDS encoding STAS domain-containing protein, which codes for MKPENLAGVLGSRGLPVPPSRGKGLNLDLEAQGGAVVLHCQGRIIFGPEARALSDIVADVLPSSRRMIVDLAGIETVDSAGLGEFVLLHMWAEAAGYSLKFASPRQPVRRLLELTNLVAVFDAYGSVAEAMDAMLQEEVCSA